Proteins encoded together in one Mercenaria mercenaria strain notata chromosome 18, MADL_Memer_1, whole genome shotgun sequence window:
- the LOC123538388 gene encoding integumentary mucin C.1-like isoform X2, producing MTSSGCNCHDSWSGEICQYPPGSGHYDHCHQHCAHGTCVGHRGNNGYYYNCKCDDGWHGSDCTQEYAPHGTIQCHNTYCVHGTCGYHYDQSGHRWDYHCVCHHGWDGTHCDQHLTTVSSTTHSVTSPTTTAMSSSTTTQTTTTQRTTTQTTSPPASATSSYAPTSTSFSAKITTSSISSAPLSSCDQVSTLSAIASQTTVANQNAIECTPSSHTSHEAFVLTECSVPQNPSSWQQGVNVMADCASSVAIPTYTPVAAYDHGSYSSVWSLSGIFLGCTSNGFKIALQTCGQAPYIAELQLGGSNTQNPNMYYTIS from the exons CACCTGGATCAGGGCACTATGATCACTGTCATCAACACTGTGCACATGGGACATGTGTCGGACACCGTGGTAACAATGGCTATTATTACAACTGTAAATGTGACGACGGCTGGCATGGTTCTGACTGTACGCAGGAATATGCAC CACATGGGACGATACAGTGTCACAATACTTACTGTGTTCACGGGACTTGCGGGTATCATTACGATCAGTCTGGGCATCGGTGGGATTACCATTGTGTCTGTCATCATGGATGGGATGGCACGCACTGTGATCAACATTTAACGA CCGTGTCATCGACAACACATTCTGTGACTTCTCCAACCACAACAGCTATGTCGTCATCAACAACAACACAAACAACAACGACGCAAAGAACAACGACGCAAACGACTTCACCCCCTGCCTCAGCAACATCGTCTTATGCCCCGACCTCTACATCGTTTTCAGCAAAAATTACCACTTCCTCTATTTCTTCTG CGCCTTTGTCAAGTTGTGATCAAGTTAGTACATTAAGTGCAATCGCTAGCCAAACAACAGTTGCCAATCAGAATGCGATAGAATGTACTCCTAGCAGTCACACTTCGCACGAAGCGTTTGTACTCACAGAATGTTCCGTACCACAGAATCCATCGTCATGGCAACAGGGTGTTAAT GTAATGGCTGACTGTGCTAGTTCGGTTGCCATACCAACCTACACACCAGTTGCAGCTTATGACCATGGCTCTTATTCTTCTGTCTGGAGTTTGTCCGGAATCTTCCTTGGATGTACAAGTAATGGCTTCAAG ATTGCTCTACAGACATGCGGCCAAGCTCCATATATCGCTGAACTGCAGCTTGGAGGTAGCAACACACAGAATCCAAACATGTATTACACAATATCGTAA
- the LOC123538388 gene encoding integumentary mucin C.1-like isoform X1, whose amino-acid sequence MTSSGCNCHDSWSGEICQYPPGSGHYDHCHQHCAHGTCVGHRGNNGYYYNCKCDDGWHGSDCTQEYAPHGTIQCHNTYCVHGTCGYHYDQSGHRWDYHCVCHHGWDGTHCDQHLTTVSSTTHSVTSPTTTAMSSSTTTQTTTTQRTTTQTTSPPASATSSYAPTSTSFSAKITTSSISSVAPLSSCDQVSTLSAIASQTTVANQNAIECTPSSHTSHEAFVLTECSVPQNPSSWQQGVNVMADCASSVAIPTYTPVAAYDHGSYSSVWSLSGIFLGCTSNGFKIALQTCGQAPYIAELQLGGSNTQNPNMYYTIS is encoded by the exons CACCTGGATCAGGGCACTATGATCACTGTCATCAACACTGTGCACATGGGACATGTGTCGGACACCGTGGTAACAATGGCTATTATTACAACTGTAAATGTGACGACGGCTGGCATGGTTCTGACTGTACGCAGGAATATGCAC CACATGGGACGATACAGTGTCACAATACTTACTGTGTTCACGGGACTTGCGGGTATCATTACGATCAGTCTGGGCATCGGTGGGATTACCATTGTGTCTGTCATCATGGATGGGATGGCACGCACTGTGATCAACATTTAACGA CCGTGTCATCGACAACACATTCTGTGACTTCTCCAACCACAACAGCTATGTCGTCATCAACAACAACACAAACAACAACGACGCAAAGAACAACGACGCAAACGACTTCACCCCCTGCCTCAGCAACATCGTCTTATGCCCCGACCTCTACATCGTTTTCAGCAAAAATTACCACTTCCTCTATTTCTTCTG TAGCGCCTTTGTCAAGTTGTGATCAAGTTAGTACATTAAGTGCAATCGCTAGCCAAACAACAGTTGCCAATCAGAATGCGATAGAATGTACTCCTAGCAGTCACACTTCGCACGAAGCGTTTGTACTCACAGAATGTTCCGTACCACAGAATCCATCGTCATGGCAACAGGGTGTTAAT GTAATGGCTGACTGTGCTAGTTCGGTTGCCATACCAACCTACACACCAGTTGCAGCTTATGACCATGGCTCTTATTCTTCTGTCTGGAGTTTGTCCGGAATCTTCCTTGGATGTACAAGTAATGGCTTCAAG ATTGCTCTACAGACATGCGGCCAAGCTCCATATATCGCTGAACTGCAGCTTGGAGGTAGCAACACACAGAATCCAAACATGTATTACACAATATCGTAA